One genomic segment of Mesoterricola silvestris includes these proteins:
- the pepQ gene encoding Xaa-Pro dipeptidase, which translates to MPLKGLFLDHLATRMAYAEKALSATGFDALVISSGQPFTYFADDQDAPFNTVPHFRHYCPLTGPHHVLVLKPGAKPMLVRYAPEDFWYEQLPLGSPFWAEGFDLVEAPSLDAVWEKVGQPKRAAYIGNETDRAAAAGLELNPASITAFLDWGRSYKTPYEIHCIEEATVTAALGHAAGRKAFLAGASELEIHYAFMEAVGCLEFELAFASIVAQNEKGATLHYENKRSFRGGNTLLLDCGARHLGYASDITRTTPAPSCDPRFKALVDGMEKNMLEICAAVRPHMPFGELHHFSHLKLAGLLKEHGLLDADPEEAVALGLTRPFYPHGLGHHLGIQVHDVAGKLAGPDGSIAPPPAGHPTLRTTRTTEPGHVITIEPGLYFIPMLLRPFRENEHKARFDWKLIDELSPNGGIRIEDDMLVTETGGRNLTRKHLPN; encoded by the coding sequence ATGCCCCTCAAAGGTCTCTTCCTCGATCACCTCGCCACCCGCATGGCCTACGCGGAAAAGGCCTTGTCGGCCACGGGCTTCGACGCCCTGGTGATCTCCAGCGGGCAGCCGTTCACCTATTTCGCCGACGACCAGGACGCCCCCTTCAACACCGTCCCCCACTTCCGCCACTACTGCCCCCTCACCGGCCCCCACCACGTGCTGGTCCTGAAGCCCGGCGCGAAGCCCATGCTGGTGCGGTACGCCCCCGAGGACTTCTGGTACGAGCAGCTGCCCCTGGGCTCCCCCTTCTGGGCCGAGGGCTTCGACCTGGTGGAGGCCCCCAGCCTCGACGCGGTGTGGGAAAAGGTGGGCCAGCCCAAGCGGGCCGCCTACATCGGCAATGAAACGGACCGGGCGGCCGCGGCCGGCCTGGAGCTGAACCCCGCTTCCATCACCGCCTTCCTGGACTGGGGCCGCAGCTACAAGACCCCCTACGAGATCCACTGCATCGAGGAGGCCACCGTCACCGCCGCCCTGGGCCACGCCGCCGGCCGCAAGGCCTTCCTGGCCGGCGCGTCGGAGCTGGAGATCCACTACGCCTTCATGGAGGCCGTGGGCTGCCTGGAATTCGAGCTGGCCTTCGCCTCCATCGTGGCCCAGAACGAGAAGGGCGCCACCCTCCACTACGAGAACAAGCGCAGCTTCCGAGGGGGAAACACCCTCCTCCTGGACTGCGGCGCGCGCCACCTGGGCTACGCCTCCGACATCACCCGCACCACCCCCGCCCCGTCCTGCGATCCCCGCTTCAAGGCCCTGGTGGACGGCATGGAAAAGAACATGCTGGAAATCTGCGCCGCGGTGCGCCCCCACATGCCCTTCGGCGAGCTGCACCACTTCTCCCACCTCAAGCTGGCCGGGCTCCTGAAGGAGCATGGCCTGCTCGACGCCGACCCCGAGGAGGCCGTGGCCCTGGGCCTCACCCGCCCCTTCTACCCCCACGGCCTGGGCCACCACCTGGGGATCCAGGTGCACGACGTGGCCGGCAAGCTCGCGGGCCCCGACGGCAGCATCGCCCCGCCCCCCGCAGGCCACCCCACCCTGCGCACTACCCGCACCACCGAGCCCGGCCACGTCATCACCATCGAGCCCGGCCTCTATTTCATCCCCATGCTCCTGCGCCCCTTCCGGGAAAACGAGCACAAGGCCCGCTTCGACTGGAAGCTCATCGACGAACTTTCCCCCAACGGCGGCATCCGCATCGAGGACGACATGCTCGTCACCGAAACCGGCGGCCGCAACCTGACCCGGAAGCACCTGCCCAACTAG
- a CDS encoding DNA-3-methyladenine glycosylase 2, with the protein MNQPTAKIHREDPERALLEKLISRVRMNPGEFRTVGAMAAASGMGLERLGELFRVHAHCLPEVFLEQARVICACKRLLNHFGPAAQAGESCGFPSPAAFNASFHRLTGMTPGKYQSLGREGASFILDLPPGYRQEDVLAYHGRDPLSLSERVEGSTLFKAIRLEDTDTLLEIEFRGRAVRVRIRPAEKADPIFMGKVHHRVVRMLGLATDPAPFEGFLAGDPRFQALVEARRGLRIPLTADVWESLVWAILGQQVNLAFAYTLRRRLTDLCGGAVSGDLKAHPTPRAVAALDPADLGPLQFSRSKAQYVVEAARAVAAGELPVEALPAGAATSAEARLSARRGIGPWTTHYVMMRGCGFGDCVPLGDAGLTAALQRHFGLDHRPDARETARLMAPFAPHRSLATFHLWASLKGVPA; encoded by the coding sequence ATGAACCAGCCCACCGCGAAAATCCATCGGGAAGATCCGGAGCGCGCGCTCCTCGAAAAACTCATCTCCCGGGTGCGCATGAACCCCGGCGAGTTCCGCACCGTGGGGGCCATGGCCGCCGCGTCGGGGATGGGTCTGGAGAGGCTCGGGGAGCTGTTCCGGGTCCACGCCCACTGCCTCCCGGAGGTCTTCCTGGAACAGGCGCGGGTGATCTGCGCCTGCAAGCGCCTCCTGAACCACTTCGGTCCCGCGGCCCAGGCGGGGGAGAGCTGCGGCTTCCCGAGCCCGGCGGCCTTCAACGCCAGCTTCCACCGCCTCACGGGCATGACACCGGGGAAGTACCAGTCCCTGGGGCGGGAGGGCGCCTCCTTCATCCTGGACCTGCCCCCGGGGTACCGGCAGGAGGACGTGCTCGCCTACCACGGGCGGGATCCCCTCAGCCTCTCGGAGCGGGTGGAGGGGTCGACGCTCTTCAAGGCCATCCGGCTGGAGGATACCGATACCCTCCTGGAGATCGAGTTCCGGGGCAGGGCGGTGCGGGTGCGGATTCGCCCCGCGGAGAAGGCCGATCCCATCTTCATGGGCAAGGTGCACCACCGCGTGGTGCGCATGCTTGGGCTGGCCACGGACCCCGCCCCCTTCGAGGGCTTCCTGGCCGGGGACCCCCGGTTCCAGGCCCTGGTGGAGGCCCGGCGCGGCCTGCGGATCCCGCTCACCGCGGACGTGTGGGAATCCCTGGTGTGGGCCATCCTGGGCCAGCAGGTGAACCTGGCCTTCGCGTACACCCTGCGCCGGCGGCTCACGGACCTCTGCGGCGGGGCGGTGTCCGGAGACCTGAAGGCCCACCCCACGCCCCGGGCCGTGGCCGCCCTGGATCCCGCGGATCTGGGGCCCCTGCAATTCTCCCGCAGCAAGGCCCAGTACGTGGTCGAGGCCGCCCGGGCCGTGGCGGCGGGGGAGCTCCCCGTGGAGGCCCTGCCCGCGGGCGCGGCCACCTCCGCCGAGGCCAGGCTCTCCGCGCGCCGGGGCATCGGGCCCTGGACCACCCACTACGTGATGATGCGGGGCTGCGGCTTCGGGGACTGCGTGCCCCTGGGCGACGCCGGGCTCACGGCGGCCCTGCAGCGCCACTTCGGCCTGGACCACCGCCCCGACGCCAGGGAGACCGCGCGCCTCATGGCCCCCTTCGCCCCCCACCGCAGCCTGGCCACCTTCCACCTCTGGGCCAGCCTCAAGGGCGTGCCCGCGTGA
- a CDS encoding S9 family peptidase, with the protein MWKVPFALVTVLAHAAQAEPRLSVDSLYHPTRKVSYVEALGSRYLWRPDGTLLEERTQKGALAAINRIQRGTFAPAPLLDRDQLAAALAAAGADAEDQKGAAEAGLTWNAAWDAFVVKGVRDLYLMDLATGKARRLGTGDTPSFSPDGAWVAFLEGPDIHAVELATGKDVAITTGGDATHLNGRLDWVYQEEVFNERGNFKGYWWSPDSRRIAFLSLDESHVPVFTIMDDRTQPQKRVDTHYPKAGDPLPTARVGLATLDGQTTWMEDPFPGQDTLVPRVGFDPSGRLLVHFTDRIQSWLECRVFEGTASRPLVVERSRAWVEHLPLPHFLKDGRFLWQSSRSGFQHLYLYDPQGRLLSTVTQGPWDVRRILGTDAGHVYFEATLRTPVGLDVYRAGFEGVNDHMRLLTEAPGSHSLTFNAAFTAAVDRWSNVDTPPQDLFLDGEGIVLHKVESRTSNAFKALPKAKVLFQQIKARDGFPLETMLVLPPGFDPSKKYPVFHYVYGGPNSPLVRNAYSRTSLWYQFLAQQGIVTWICDNRSASAKGTAAFGAWRNLGALELQDQLDGLAWLKAQGWADMDRVALHGYSYGGFLAAYALTHSKAWKLGIIGAPVTDWRLYDCVYTERYMGLPRDNAAGYDASSTLKAAANLGGKVMLIHGTMDGNVHLQNSVQFLDALGKAGFTAPLVLMPGSDHSPKAAQNQWEMYSGMWDFLKANL; encoded by the coding sequence ATGTGGAAAGTCCCCTTCGCCCTGGTCACCGTCCTGGCCCATGCCGCCCAGGCCGAACCCCGGCTTTCCGTCGACAGCCTGTACCATCCCACCCGCAAGGTCTCCTATGTGGAGGCGCTGGGTTCCCGCTACCTGTGGCGCCCGGATGGAACCCTCCTGGAGGAGCGCACGCAAAAGGGCGCCCTGGCCGCCATCAACCGCATCCAGCGGGGCACCTTCGCCCCGGCGCCCCTCCTGGACCGCGACCAGCTGGCGGCGGCCCTGGCCGCGGCGGGGGCGGACGCCGAGGACCAGAAGGGGGCCGCCGAAGCCGGGCTCACCTGGAACGCGGCCTGGGACGCCTTCGTGGTGAAGGGGGTCCGGGACCTCTACCTCATGGACCTGGCCACGGGCAAGGCCCGGCGCCTGGGGACGGGGGACACCCCCTCCTTCAGCCCCGACGGGGCCTGGGTGGCCTTCCTGGAGGGGCCGGACATCCACGCCGTTGAACTGGCCACGGGCAAGGACGTGGCGATCACCACCGGCGGGGACGCCACGCACCTCAACGGGCGCCTGGACTGGGTCTACCAGGAGGAGGTCTTCAACGAGCGGGGCAACTTCAAGGGCTACTGGTGGTCGCCGGATTCCCGGCGCATCGCCTTCCTCAGCCTGGACGAAAGCCATGTGCCGGTCTTCACCATCATGGACGACCGCACCCAGCCCCAGAAGCGCGTGGACACCCACTACCCCAAGGCCGGCGACCCGCTGCCCACGGCCCGGGTGGGCCTGGCCACCCTGGACGGCCAGACCACCTGGATGGAGGATCCCTTCCCGGGGCAGGACACCCTGGTCCCCCGGGTGGGCTTCGATCCTTCGGGCCGGCTCCTGGTGCACTTCACGGACCGCATCCAGTCCTGGCTGGAGTGCCGGGTCTTCGAGGGCACCGCCAGCAGGCCCCTGGTGGTGGAGCGCAGCCGGGCCTGGGTCGAGCACCTCCCCCTGCCCCATTTCCTCAAGGACGGGCGTTTCCTGTGGCAGTCCTCCCGGAGCGGGTTCCAGCACCTCTACCTGTACGACCCCCAGGGACGCCTCCTGTCCACCGTCACCCAGGGCCCCTGGGACGTCCGCCGCATCCTGGGCACCGACGCCGGCCACGTGTATTTCGAGGCCACCCTGCGCACTCCGGTGGGGCTGGACGTGTACCGCGCCGGGTTCGAGGGCGTCAACGACCACATGCGCCTGCTCACCGAGGCTCCCGGCTCCCATTCCCTGACCTTCAACGCGGCCTTCACCGCGGCCGTGGACCGCTGGAGCAACGTGGACACCCCGCCCCAGGACCTGTTCCTGGATGGCGAAGGCATCGTCCTGCACAAGGTCGAGAGCAGGACCTCGAACGCCTTCAAGGCCCTCCCCAAGGCCAAGGTGCTCTTCCAGCAGATCAAGGCCCGGGACGGGTTCCCCCTGGAGACCATGCTGGTGCTCCCCCCCGGCTTCGACCCGTCGAAGAAGTACCCCGTCTTCCACTACGTGTACGGGGGCCCCAATTCCCCCCTGGTGAGGAACGCCTACAGCCGGACCTCCCTGTGGTACCAGTTCCTGGCCCAGCAGGGCATCGTCACCTGGATCTGCGACAACCGCAGCGCCTCCGCCAAGGGCACCGCCGCCTTCGGGGCCTGGCGCAACCTGGGCGCCCTGGAGCTCCAGGACCAGCTGGACGGCCTCGCCTGGCTCAAGGCCCAGGGCTGGGCCGACATGGACCGCGTCGCCCTGCACGGATACAGCTACGGGGGCTTCCTCGCCGCCTACGCCCTCACCCACAGCAAGGCCTGGAAGCTGGGCATCATCGGCGCCCCCGTCACCGACTGGAGACTCTACGACTGCGTCTACACCGAGCGGTACATGGGCCTGCCCAGGGACAACGCCGCCGGCTACGACGCCTCCAGCACCCTGAAGGCCGCCGCCAACCTGGGCGGCAAGGTGATGCTCATCCACGGGACGATGGACGGCAACGTGCACCTGCAGAACTCCGTGCAGTTCCTGGACGCGCTGGGAAAGGCCGGATTCACCGCCCCGCTGGTCCTGATGCCCGGATCCGACCACAGCCCCAAGGCCGCCCAGAACCAATGGGAGATGTACTCGGGGATGTGGGACTTCCTGAAGGCCAATCTCTAA
- a CDS encoding YchJ family protein gives MSRLCPCESKRTYDRCCEPYILGKALPESAEQLMRSRFSAYAMARADYLVATTSEEERAKLDPEELRRYCRSVKCISLRILSTELGGKDDATGIVEFHAKLLINGKRMLHRERSRFVREAGRWAYVDGDTN, from the coding sequence ATGTCCCGACTCTGCCCCTGCGAATCCAAGCGGACCTACGACCGCTGCTGCGAACCCTACATCCTGGGCAAGGCCCTCCCGGAGAGCGCCGAGCAGCTCATGCGCAGCCGCTTCTCCGCCTACGCCATGGCCCGCGCCGACTACCTGGTGGCCACCACCAGCGAGGAGGAGCGCGCCAAGCTCGACCCGGAGGAGCTGCGGCGCTATTGCCGTTCCGTCAAATGCATCTCCCTGCGCATCCTCTCCACCGAACTGGGGGGGAAGGACGACGCCACGGGCATCGTGGAATTCCACGCCAAGCTCCTGATCAACGGCAAGCGCATGCTGCACCGGGAGCGGAGCCGCTTCGTGAGGGAAGCCGGCCGATGGGCGTATGTGGATGGCGATACCAATTAG
- a CDS encoding menaquinone biosynthetic enzyme MqnA/MqnD family protein, with product MASTNPFRISIIDYLNAAPLNYGFKHGLGYEHFHLKFHVPSLCANQLKSGEVDAGLISSIEYLRIPKLKLVPGLCIASPKRVRSVVILSKVPPESIRTLALDTSSRTSVVLAQILLRERFGVDVRAVDMAPDQGAMLAQCDAALLIGDVAMRTRREGLIVLDLAEEWHAWTGLPFVFALWQVREDAARLDIPGGVGPFFHRSLEMGRENLPAIVDEAWRTIGWTKPELREYLTENISYSLGEAERESLALFFEKAVANGFAPENKPLAFL from the coding sequence ATGGCAAGCACAAATCCTTTCCGGATCTCCATCATCGATTACCTGAACGCCGCGCCCCTGAATTACGGATTCAAGCACGGCCTGGGTTACGAGCACTTCCACCTGAAGTTCCACGTGCCTTCCCTGTGCGCGAACCAGCTGAAATCCGGGGAAGTGGATGCGGGTCTCATCAGTTCAATTGAATACCTGCGCATCCCCAAATTGAAGCTCGTGCCGGGCCTCTGCATCGCCTCCCCCAAGCGGGTGCGTTCGGTGGTGATCCTGTCGAAGGTGCCGCCGGAATCCATCCGCACCCTGGCCCTGGACACCTCCAGCCGCACCTCCGTGGTGCTGGCCCAGATCCTCCTGCGGGAGCGCTTCGGCGTGGACGTGCGGGCCGTGGACATGGCCCCGGACCAGGGCGCCATGCTGGCCCAGTGCGACGCGGCCCTGCTCATCGGGGACGTGGCCATGCGCACCCGGCGCGAGGGCCTCATCGTCCTGGACCTGGCCGAGGAATGGCACGCATGGACGGGCCTGCCCTTCGTCTTCGCCCTGTGGCAGGTGCGGGAGGACGCCGCGCGCCTGGACATCCCCGGCGGCGTGGGCCCCTTCTTCCACCGGAGCCTGGAAATGGGCCGGGAGAACCTGCCCGCCATCGTGGACGAGGCCTGGCGCACCATCGGCTGGACCAAGCCCGAGCTGCGGGAGTACCTCACGGAGAACATCTCCTACAGCCTGGGAGAAGCGGAACGGGAGAGCCTGGCGTTGTTCTTCGAGAAGGCCGTGGCCAACGGCTTCGCGCCGGAGAACAAGCCCCTGGCTTTTCTTTAG
- a CDS encoding C1 family peptidase: MNKSPLVSTFAFTLALAAPSFLAAQEHGVQQFDPQLISRVDQIRRELREEGRDFEVGVNPAMQYSLDQLCGLRPELRQYDFASHAQGGHLNNEVEDLAATPLPAAFTGWFSPVKDQGQCGSCWAFATIGNLEGAALKKHGAPQGRVNADGSITPSGVITTLSEQQVLSCNPDGYGCQGGWYSYDMLMPANANRGAGYYQGAVPATAFPYVSNRVACSFSLDTSYTPVTQWGYVGNGYSVPSVSAIKAAIYKWGSVSIGVYADSAFQAYRRGVFTGTSRGNQPNHAVLLVGWDDAKGAWLLKNSWSSQWGINGFMWIKYGANSVGTAPAWVVD; this comes from the coding sequence ATGAACAAGTCTCCCCTCGTTTCCACCTTCGCCTTCACGCTGGCCCTGGCGGCCCCGTCCTTCCTGGCGGCCCAGGAGCACGGCGTGCAGCAGTTCGACCCCCAGCTCATCAGCCGGGTGGACCAGATCCGCCGGGAGCTCCGGGAGGAGGGCCGGGACTTCGAGGTGGGGGTGAACCCCGCCATGCAGTACAGCCTCGACCAGCTCTGCGGCCTGCGGCCCGAGCTCCGCCAGTACGATTTCGCCTCCCACGCCCAGGGCGGCCACCTCAACAACGAAGTGGAGGACCTCGCCGCCACCCCCCTCCCCGCCGCGTTCACGGGTTGGTTCAGCCCGGTCAAGGACCAGGGCCAGTGCGGCTCCTGCTGGGCCTTCGCCACCATCGGCAACCTCGAGGGCGCCGCCCTCAAGAAGCACGGCGCCCCCCAGGGCCGGGTCAACGCGGACGGCTCCATCACCCCCAGCGGCGTGATCACCACCCTTTCCGAGCAGCAGGTGCTCAGCTGCAACCCCGACGGCTACGGCTGCCAGGGAGGCTGGTACTCCTACGACATGCTCATGCCCGCCAACGCCAACCGGGGCGCGGGTTACTACCAGGGCGCCGTCCCCGCCACCGCCTTCCCCTACGTGTCCAACCGCGTCGCCTGCAGCTTCAGCCTCGACACGTCCTACACCCCCGTCACCCAGTGGGGCTACGTGGGCAACGGCTACTCGGTCCCGTCGGTGAGCGCCATCAAGGCCGCCATCTACAAGTGGGGCTCCGTGAGCATCGGGGTCTACGCGGATTCCGCCTTCCAGGCCTACCGCCGCGGCGTCTTCACCGGCACCTCCCGGGGCAACCAGCCCAACCACGCCGTCCTGCTGGTGGGCTGGGACGACGCCAAGGGCGCCTGGCTCCTCAAGAACTCCTGGAGCAGCCAGTGGGGCATCAACGGGTTCATGTGGATCAAGTACGGCGCCAACTCGGTGGGGACGGCCCCCGCGTGGGTCGTGGACTAG
- a CDS encoding class I SAM-dependent RNA methyltransferase, with protein sequence MKSILTIERLAWGGKGVARAEDGRVILVSAPLALFPGEQVEAEVRWKPRHGEGEVTRWVRRDPRRAQAGCPVAATCGGCELWEAGRETAELKRSMVADLLGRQLPDAPEWRWLEAPADARRHRIQLHWTGRDLGYHRRNSHALVPVSACPAASPALSQAIPRFLDALEGRMLPTRPQRWELATGTPAGEVYATDEQGRTWNLEPDGWKPFQGGIVHRLGEARLAHRPGGFFQVCPPWAWRAFGEILDGWELPAGTLYDLYGGVGFFTALLGARVAGSVLVEFDEPAVAWAARNVPGARCVAADAAEWVPEGLGAPGDLLLLDPPRTGLAPEMCAKLQTAGAGDLVLVGCDGAAFCRDVKRLEPAWKLEGLAVADLFPLTSHVECVGWFRRA encoded by the coding sequence GTGAAATCGATCCTGACCATCGAACGCCTGGCCTGGGGCGGCAAGGGGGTGGCCCGGGCCGAGGACGGCCGCGTCATCCTGGTGTCGGCGCCCCTGGCGCTCTTCCCCGGGGAGCAGGTGGAGGCCGAGGTGCGCTGGAAGCCCCGCCACGGCGAAGGGGAGGTCACCCGCTGGGTGCGCCGGGATCCCCGGCGGGCCCAGGCGGGGTGCCCCGTGGCGGCCACCTGCGGCGGCTGCGAACTTTGGGAGGCGGGACGGGAGACGGCGGAGCTCAAGCGGTCCATGGTGGCCGATCTCCTGGGCCGGCAGCTGCCCGATGCCCCGGAATGGCGCTGGCTGGAGGCCCCCGCCGACGCCCGCAGGCACCGAATCCAGCTGCACTGGACGGGCCGGGACCTGGGCTACCACCGGCGCAACAGCCACGCCCTGGTGCCGGTATCGGCCTGCCCCGCGGCCTCCCCTGCCCTTTCCCAGGCCATCCCGAGATTCCTGGACGCCCTGGAGGGGCGCATGCTGCCCACCCGGCCCCAGCGCTGGGAGCTGGCCACCGGAACCCCCGCGGGGGAGGTGTACGCCACCGACGAGCAGGGCCGCACCTGGAACCTGGAGCCCGACGGCTGGAAGCCCTTCCAGGGCGGCATCGTCCACCGCCTGGGGGAGGCGCGGCTGGCGCATCGCCCCGGGGGCTTCTTCCAGGTGTGCCCCCCCTGGGCCTGGCGGGCCTTCGGGGAGATCCTGGACGGCTGGGAGCTGCCGGCGGGCACCCTCTACGACCTCTACGGGGGCGTGGGGTTCTTCACGGCGCTGCTGGGCGCCAGGGTCGCGGGCAGCGTGCTGGTGGAGTTCGACGAACCGGCCGTGGCCTGGGCCGCGCGGAACGTGCCCGGGGCCCGGTGCGTGGCCGCCGACGCCGCGGAATGGGTGCCCGAAGGCCTGGGCGCGCCCGGGGACCTCCTCCTGCTGGATCCGCCCCGCACGGGCCTGGCCCCCGAGATGTGCGCGAAGCTCCAGACCGCCGGGGCCGGTGACCTGGTGCTGGTGGGCTGCGACGGCGCCGCCTTCTGCCGGGACGTCAAGCGCCTGGAGCCGGCCTGGAAGCTGGAGGGCCTGGCCGTGGCCGATCTCTTCCCCCTCACCAGCCACGTGGAATGCGTGGGCTGGTTCCGCCGGGCCTGA
- a CDS encoding methylated-DNA--[protein]-cysteine S-methyltransferase yields the protein MRIWNSPLGPLALAADAGGALCYLGFADHEPRPRLLRGLAGSDPAVFAPVERQLDEYFRGVRAAFDLPLAPRGTPFQLRVWEELRRIPPGRTLSYGDLARRLGDPRLARAVGAANGANPISIIIPCHRLLGAGGGLTGYAGGLDRKRALLELEGGIRT from the coding sequence GTGAGGATCTGGAACAGCCCCCTGGGGCCCCTGGCCCTGGCCGCCGACGCCGGGGGGGCCCTGTGCTACCTGGGCTTCGCGGACCACGAACCCCGCCCGCGCCTCCTGCGGGGGCTGGCCGGGTCCGACCCCGCCGTCTTCGCCCCGGTGGAGCGGCAACTGGACGAATACTTCCGAGGGGTCCGCGCGGCCTTCGACCTGCCCCTGGCCCCCCGGGGCACGCCCTTCCAGCTGCGGGTGTGGGAGGAGTTGCGGCGCATTCCCCCGGGCCGGACCCTCAGCTACGGGGACCTGGCCCGGCGCCTGGGAGACCCCCGCCTCGCCCGGGCCGTGGGCGCGGCCAACGGGGCCAACCCCATTTCCATCATCATCCCCTGCCACCGCCTCCTGGGGGCCGGAGGCGGCCTCACGGGCTACGCGGGGGGCCTGGACCGCAAGCGCGCCCTGCTGGAGCTCGAAGGGGGGATCCGGACCTGA